A genomic stretch from Desulfolutivibrio sulfodismutans DSM 3696 includes:
- a CDS encoding ATP-binding protein codes for MDNLHSIKKNRSKAILASLFVIAMVAVAVYYVTEELSNRQSEDRIRDAMLEVRAFHHYIQNDMLPNYYRLMNEGRLPQGFYAPELLSSSYMARTFQKYYNDEREAIGLPDVHYKIAAEDPRNPLNKATENEIDLIKWFNEDQKRDHIRMIQEEDGRKFLVVAVPFLKNEPKCLVCHGKVSDAPEQLQQLYKWTGGFDRTLGEIPAVEIMKTPIQSQFGMPFYASISALLVSSLLAAVVIGGYVCRLQVKVATGKLQKQQEQLVVAKDKAESASVAKSEFLANMSHEIRTPLNGVLGMLQLLKDAEPNSEQMEYIRIAIKSTNRLTRLLADILDISKIESGKMQLLEAEVDFRKIKESIEEVFAGTAREKGIDLTFSWAEDFPETLRGDEVRLHQILFNLVGNAIKFTDTGSVRVFASVLPFSAQADIRVLITVADTGIGISDDNLKKIFEPFVQVEGSYTRRFQGAGLGLSIVRKIVDLMCGTVAIESGLGKGTTVYLSLPFAYGGEAARDAAYEARENTPGVGRPWRILFAEDDAVSSIAGKRMLEKAGYSVTTAKDGQEVLDLLAGQDVDLILMDIQMPVLDGVETAKAIRRASHLGAKSRIPIIAVTAYAMTGDREKLLASGMNDYIAKPVDKARLVEVIGRVMKRDVNEAGQG; via the coding sequence ATGGATAACCTGCATTCTATAAAGAAAAATAGGTCGAAGGCCATCCTTGCCTCCCTCTTTGTCATAGCGATGGTTGCTGTGGCGGTGTATTATGTGACTGAAGAATTGAGCAACCGTCAATCCGAGGATCGGATACGCGACGCAATGCTAGAGGTCAGGGCGTTTCATCATTATATTCAGAATGACATGCTTCCAAATTACTACCGATTGATGAATGAGGGACGGTTGCCCCAGGGGTTCTATGCGCCGGAGCTTCTTTCCTCATCCTATATGGCCAGGACATTTCAAAAGTATTATAATGATGAACGAGAGGCAATTGGATTGCCTGATGTACACTATAAGATTGCTGCAGAAGATCCACGTAATCCACTCAACAAAGCCACTGAGAATGAAATTGATCTTATAAAGTGGTTTAACGAAGATCAAAAGCGGGATCATATTCGCATGATACAGGAGGAAGATGGCAGGAAGTTCCTCGTCGTTGCCGTCCCATTTCTGAAAAATGAGCCAAAGTGTCTTGTTTGCCATGGAAAAGTGTCGGATGCCCCGGAACAGTTGCAGCAGTTGTATAAATGGACGGGAGGGTTTGACAGAACTCTCGGCGAGATTCCGGCTGTGGAGATTATGAAAACGCCGATACAATCCCAATTCGGGATGCCTTTTTACGCCTCAATATCAGCCCTGCTCGTTTCGTCCCTGCTGGCGGCTGTGGTCATAGGCGGATATGTATGCAGGCTTCAAGTGAAAGTGGCGACGGGAAAGCTGCAGAAGCAGCAGGAACAGCTTGTTGTCGCCAAAGATAAAGCAGAATCCGCAAGCGTCGCCAAGTCAGAATTTTTGGCGAACATGAGTCACGAGATTCGGACTCCGCTCAACGGTGTGCTGGGCATGCTCCAGCTTCTCAAGGATGCTGAGCCGAATAGCGAGCAAATGGAATACATCCGCATTGCGATAAAGTCCACGAACCGGCTTACCCGGCTTTTGGCGGATATTCTGGATATTTCAAAGATTGAATCAGGAAAGATGCAGTTGCTTGAGGCCGAGGTTGATTTCAGAAAGATAAAGGAGTCGATTGAGGAGGTCTTTGCCGGGACCGCCAGGGAAAAGGGAATCGACCTGACGTTTTCCTGGGCGGAGGATTTCCCGGAGACGTTGCGAGGAGACGAGGTCAGGTTGCATCAAATCCTGTTCAACCTCGTGGGGAACGCCATAAAATTTACAGACACCGGTTCGGTGCGCGTTTTCGCCTCCGTGCTGCCCTTTTCGGCCCAAGCGGACATCCGGGTCTTGATCACGGTCGCCGATACCGGGATAGGCATTTCAGACGACAATCTGAAGAAGATATTTGAACCATTTGTGCAAGTTGAGGGCTCCTATACCAGAAGATTCCAGGGGGCCGGGCTGGGCCTTTCCATTGTCCGCAAGATCGTGGATTTGATGTGCGGAACCGTGGCCATTGAAAGCGGGTTGGGAAAGGGAACCACCGTCTATCTCTCCCTGCCCTTTGCGTACGGCGGTGAAGCAGCCCGTGACGCCGCGTATGAGGCGCGAGAGAACACGCCGGGCGTCGGGAGGCCGTGGAGAATCCTTTTTGCGGAGGATGACGCCGTCAGTTCCATTGCGGGCAAGCGGATGCTCGAAAAGGCCGGATACTCCGTCACCACCGCCAAGGATGGTCAGGAGGTTCTGGACCTTCTGGCCGGGCAGGACGTGGATCTGATCCTTATGGACATCCAGATGCCGGTCCTGGACGGCGTGGAGACGGCCAAGGCGATCCGGCGGGCGTCGCACCTCGGCGCAAAGTCCAGGATTCCGATCATTGCCGTGACGGCCTACGCCATGACGGGTGACCGGGAGAAGCTCCTTGCCTCCGGGATGAATGATTACATCGCGAAACCAGTCGACAAGGCGAGGCTTGTCGAGGTCATAGGGCGGGTGATGAAAAGGGACGTAAACGAAGCCGGTCAGGGGTAG